The following DNA comes from Nitrosopumilus sp..
AAAAATCATATGTAGTCTGAGCATAAATCTCATCAGAAAGAACAATAATATTTTGCTCTCTGCAAACATCTGCAATTTCTTCTAATTCTAATCTATCATAAAGTAATCCTGTAGGATTGTTAGGATTATTTAAAATTAGAATCTTTTGCCTGTCTTGTAATCGTAACGCTAATCTTCTCAAATCATTTGGAGCAATTTTTTTATTTGCACGTGTTGGCAACATATGATAATTTTTTTTCAAAAATCTAATCTGTGGAAGATAACCCAACCACGCAGGAGTTGGTAAAATTACTGTCCCATGTAAAATCTCTAAAAGATTAAAAAGTAATTCCTTTGTTCCAGGACCAACATAAATTCTATCAGGGGTGACATCCATATCAAAATAATGCTTATTATATTTGGATATTGCATTACGTAATTCAGGAATTCCTGAGATGGGAGCATATGCTCCCTTTGATGAATTTTTTATTAATGCATCCTGAACAGGTTTTGGAACAGGGAATGGGGATTGCCCAAACGCAAATCCGTAATAGCCAAAACTGCATTCATGTGAAGAACAATCAGAATGAAATTCTTGCAAAAATGTGTTTAATTTAAGATTTTCAGGCATCTCAATATCTTGAACTTGTTGATCAACTATGAACTTCATGACTTTGCTTAATCTGGATTAAATTTAGACTTATCTCGTAAAACATAAGCTGTTCTTTACGTTGATTAAATTAACAGATCCGTTGAATTTCATCTAGAACATGAGGGTTTTCAAGTGATGACAAATCTCCCAGATTTTCACCTAATAGTTTTGATTTTAATAACCTACGCATAATTTTACCTGTTCTAGTTTTTGGCAAATCAGACAATTGAAAAACATGTTTAGGGCGTGCAATCTTACCAATTTTTTCTGAGATATAATCAGAAACAACATATTTTAAATTTTTGTCAAGTGAACCATCTGCAACAAAAAAGATCACAATTGCCTCACCTGTAAGATCATCAGAAATTGCAATAGATGCAGCATCGGATATTTTAGGATGAGATATTATGGCATGCTCTATTTCAGCAGTACTCATCCGATGTCCTGAGACATTAATTACATCATCGGTTCTACCCTGCATATACCAAAGACCATCATCATCAACATAGACATAATCTCCATGGAACCAGACATTCTCAAATCTAGACCAGTAGGTTTCAAGATATCTTTCATCATCATTTAGCAACCCTCTAGTCATTGCAGGCCATGGTGATTTTATTACAAGATATCCATTCTGATTTTGTACTGAATTTCCTGCATCATCAAAAATATCAAGATTCATTCCAGGTACTGGAATACCTACAGTGCTTGGCTTTAACTTCATTCCAGGAAATACAGATAACATTGCACCGCCAATTTCTGTACCTCCAGATAAATTCATTATAGGGATTTTCCTATTTCCAACTTTTTCATACAACCACCACCATGAATCTTCATCAAGAGGCTCACCTGTTGTTGGAATATTTTTAATTTTATCTAAAGAGATCAATTTTCTCGGTTCAACATTGTTTTTTTTAAATAATCTTACTGCAGTTGGAGATATTCCAAAAATCGTTGCCTGATATCCTGATAGCATTTTCCAGATTCTATCCGATGTCGGAAAATCTAGTGTTCCATCATAAATGACAGCAGATGCACCCATCATCAATAACCCATAAACATTCCAAACTAAACCTGTAATCCAACCAATATCTGCAGGCCAGAACAACGTATCATTTTCATGTGTATCGATAAGATATGCAGCCTGGTGTCCTGCAAAAACAGAGAAACCTCCATGGGTATGAACTACACCTTTAGGTTTGCCTGTTGTTCCTGATGTATATAAAATAAACAATGGATCTTCGGAAGTCATGGATTCTGTATAAGATTGATTGTTTTGTGATTTTATCAAATCATTATAAAAAATATTTTTTTTAGATTCAACATAATTATCAATTCCCTTGTATGGAACAACAATAATTTTTTCAACATTAGTATTAACTACTGCAGTCTCAGAAGCCTGTTTTTGTGATATTTGTTTTCCTTTTCTATAGAAACCATCTGAGATGATGAGAATCTTTGCATTACAATCTTTTAATCGTACATGGAGTGATTCTGAACTATATCCAGAAAAAATCACCGTTTGAATTGCTCCAATTTTAGCGGCTGCAAGAATAGATAAAATTGCTTCTTCAATCATTGGCAAATAAATTGCAATTACATCTCCTTTTTTTACCCCTAATGATCTTAAACCATTTGCAAGTTTAGATATCTTGGAATCCAATTCAGAATAAGATATTTTTGATTTAATCCCATCTTCAGATTCAAAATAATATGCAATCTTTTGAGGCTTTTTATTTGTAAATTTTTCAACCGTTGATTTGTAGATATTTGTTTTTCCTCCAACAAACCATTTAGGCCATGCAATACCTTTGGAGATATCAAGTGTTTTTGTATAAGGGGCATCCCAAACTATGCCAATATCTTTGTCTACTGATTCCCAAAACCATTCCAAATCATCTATTGCTTTTTTAGATAATTCCTCAAAAGAGGATATGCCATGTTTTTTCATGAATCTAAAAATATTTGAATTCTGGATTTGGTTTTCTGTTGGGATAAATACAAAATCAGACAAGTTACAATTCTTCAAAACTTATAGAGTGTTAAAAGATTTTTTAATTTATGAGATATCTATTCCAAGGCGTCTAGCACATGCAATTGCAGACTTTCCATCATCTTCAGTAATTCCGGCTTTTAGGAACTTTTTAGTCAATTCTTTACCCATATTCATGGTATTTTCACGATAATATGCCCTTAGAATGACCCCTATTTGTTCATCCAATTTTTTCTTAGTAGCATCATTCATTCCCATTTGAAGTATAGATGCATCAGAGTTTGAAAGTATTTTGATAAATTCAATATCCTCCAATGAGAGCTCAGTCATTAGATATCAATCTACTCTTTAGTAAATTCAGAGTCAAGGCAGGATCTGCTTTACCTTTAGTTTTTTGCATTACCTTACCTACCAAATAGTTTATTGCTTTAGGATTTGATTTTGCCTGTTCCACTGCTTGTGGTTCTTCAGATATTATTTCCTCAATAATATGAGATAATTCAGACTCATTTGAGACATTACCTAGATCCAATTCAGATATTATTTGTGATAAGCTCTTTCCAGTTTGTACAATTTCATATAATGCATTTTTTGCAGAATTTCTAGAAATTCTTCCTGATTGAATTGAATCTGCTAAATCCTTAAGATGTGTAGCAGTAAATTTTGAATCTTTACGTTTTTCCCTTGTGTCCACTAATCCCATTAAATCTGTTGTAATGATGTTTGCAATCTCCTTTGCATTCTCTACAGTATGAGATTCTTCAAAAAGATCAGAATAAAATTTATCTGAAGACAACACATCTGCAACCTGTACTGGGATTTGATATTTTGAAACATATCTTTCTTTTTTTGAGCTAATACTCTCAGGCATTTTTGATTTTAACTCATTTCGGATTTCGGGGCTAATTGACACCCAAGGTATATCCCCTTCAAGAAAGTAACGATAGTCATGGTCTTCTTCTTTTGAACGAGATGAAACAGTAATTTTTCGTTGGTCATCCCAATGACGTGTTTCTTGAGTTATTGGTATTTCTCTAGAATGCAAGCTTTCTTGACGAGTGATTTCAAAGTGAACAGCTTTTTCTAAATCATGAAATGAACCAATATTTTTTATTTCCACTTTATTTCCACCTTCGATGGATACATTTGCATCTGCCCTCATTGCACCCTCTAAACTAGGATCAGAGACTCCTAGATTTTCTAAGAAATCAGATAAAATATTTAAAAAATCTCTCACCTGTTTTGGATTCTCAAAGTCTGGCTCCGTAACAATTTCAACCAAGGGAGTACCTGCACGGTTATAATCAACCAAAGTTATTTGATTTTTAGATGAACTACCCTCATAAATAATTCTACCAGGATCTTCTTCAAGCTGGATTCGGGTGATTCTGATTTTTTTATTACCTACCATAATTTCACCGGCACCCCCAACACTAGTATCACCATAAATGTTAAGTTGAGTTATTTGGAAATTTTTAGGTAAATCTGGATAAAAGTAATTTTTTCTAAAAAAAGCAATTTTTTCAGGAGTTTTACAGTTTAGTGCCATTGCAATAATTGTTGCTTTTTTTACCGCCTCTTGGTTTAATCTAGGTAAACTACCTGGCAAGCCCATACACACTGGACAGATGTTTTCATTTATTTGAAATTCTCTGTAATTTGCCTTACATGAACAAAATAATTTACTCTTCAAGTTTGTTA
Coding sequences within:
- a CDS encoding AMP-binding protein, whose translation is MSDFVFIPTENQIQNSNIFRFMKKHGISSFEELSKKAIDDLEWFWESVDKDIGIVWDAPYTKTLDISKGIAWPKWFVGGKTNIYKSTVEKFTNKKPQKIAYYFESEDGIKSKISYSELDSKISKLANGLRSLGVKKGDVIAIYLPMIEEAILSILAAAKIGAIQTVIFSGYSSESLHVRLKDCNAKILIISDGFYRKGKQISQKQASETAVVNTNVEKIIVVPYKGIDNYVESKKNIFYNDLIKSQNNQSYTESMTSEDPLFILYTSGTTGKPKGVVHTHGGFSVFAGHQAAYLIDTHENDTLFWPADIGWITGLVWNVYGLLMMGASAVIYDGTLDFPTSDRIWKMLSGYQATIFGISPTAVRLFKKNNVEPRKLISLDKIKNIPTTGEPLDEDSWWWLYEKVGNRKIPIMNLSGGTEIGGAMLSVFPGMKLKPSTVGIPVPGMNLDIFDDAGNSVQNQNGYLVIKSPWPAMTRGLLNDDERYLETYWSRFENVWFHGDYVYVDDDGLWYMQGRTDDVINVSGHRMSTAEIEHAIISHPKISDAASIAISDDLTGEAIVIFFVADGSLDKNLKYVVSDYISEKIGKIARPKHVFQLSDLPKTRTGKIMRRLLKSKLLGENLGDLSSLENPHVLDEIQRIC
- the gatB gene encoding Asp-tRNA(Asn)/Glu-tRNA(Gln) amidotransferase subunit GatB, encoding MTKIGLEIHCQLTNLKSKLFCSCKANYREFQINENICPVCMGLPGSLPRLNQEAVKKATIIAMALNCKTPEKIAFFRKNYFYPDLPKNFQITQLNIYGDTSVGGAGEIMVGNKKIRITRIQLEEDPGRIIYEGSSSKNQITLVDYNRAGTPLVEIVTEPDFENPKQVRDFLNILSDFLENLGVSDPSLEGAMRADANVSIEGGNKVEIKNIGSFHDLEKAVHFEITRQESLHSREIPITQETRHWDDQRKITVSSRSKEEDHDYRYFLEGDIPWVSISPEIRNELKSKMPESISSKKERYVSKYQIPVQVADVLSSDKFYSDLFEESHTVENAKEIANIITTDLMGLVDTREKRKDSKFTATHLKDLADSIQSGRISRNSAKNALYEIVQTGKSLSQIISELDLGNVSNESELSHIIEEIISEEPQAVEQAKSNPKAINYLVGKVMQKTKGKADPALTLNLLKSRLISND